From a region of the Burkholderia lata genome:
- a CDS encoding chemotaxis response regulator protein-glutamate methylesterase → MNIGIVNDLPLAVEAMRRAIARRPEHRVLWVATDGAQAVELCAAQPPDVVLMDLIMPKFDGIEATRRIMRSERPCAILIVTSCIGANAWRVFEAMGAGALDAVDTPRLGDGAAGDTTKLLLAKIDQIGRLLDAPGGTRLAGTAARAGGGPLIAIGASAGGPGALASILGGLPADFSAPIVIVQHVDRAFAEGMAQWLDGQTPLAVRVAREGDRPQPGVALLAATDDHLRITRAGTLEYTREPAATPYRPSVDVFFNSLTEHWPGRVIGVLLTGMGRDGAIGLKALRMKGYHTIAQDEATSAVYGMPKAAATLGAARAILPLGRIAGELAALARI, encoded by the coding sequence GTGAACATCGGCATCGTCAACGACCTCCCGCTTGCCGTCGAGGCGATGCGCCGCGCGATCGCGCGCCGGCCCGAGCACCGCGTGCTGTGGGTCGCGACCGACGGCGCGCAAGCCGTCGAGCTGTGCGCCGCGCAGCCGCCTGATGTCGTGCTGATGGACCTGATCATGCCGAAATTCGACGGGATCGAAGCAACGCGGCGGATCATGCGATCCGAACGACCGTGCGCGATCCTGATCGTGACGAGCTGCATCGGCGCGAATGCATGGCGCGTGTTCGAGGCGATGGGCGCCGGCGCGCTCGACGCGGTCGATACGCCGCGGCTCGGCGACGGCGCGGCCGGTGACACGACCAAACTGCTGCTCGCGAAGATCGACCAGATCGGCCGCCTGCTCGACGCACCCGGCGGCACGCGCCTCGCCGGCACGGCCGCGCGCGCCGGCGGTGGCCCGCTGATCGCGATCGGCGCATCGGCCGGCGGCCCCGGCGCACTCGCGTCGATCCTCGGCGGTCTGCCGGCCGATTTCAGTGCGCCGATCGTGATCGTCCAGCACGTCGACCGCGCGTTCGCCGAAGGCATGGCGCAATGGCTCGATGGCCAGACGCCGCTCGCCGTGCGCGTCGCGCGCGAAGGCGACCGCCCGCAGCCGGGCGTCGCGCTGCTCGCCGCGACCGACGACCACCTGCGCATCACGCGCGCCGGCACGCTCGAATACACGCGCGAGCCGGCCGCCACGCCGTATCGCCCGTCGGTCGACGTGTTCTTCAACAGCCTCACCGAGCACTGGCCCGGCCGCGTGATCGGCGTGCTGCTCACGGGGATGGGACGCGACGGCGCGATTGGCCTGAAGGCGCTGCGGATGAAGGGCTACCATACGATCGCGCAGGACGAGGCGACGAGCGCCGTGTACGGCATGCCGAAGGCGGCCGCGACACTCGGCGCGGCGCGCGCAATCCTGCCGCTCGGGCGCATCGCGGGCGAGCTGGCGGCGCTCGCGAGAATCTGA
- a CDS encoding LysR substrate-binding domain-containing protein, translating to MTHDPRGPAGRTRPEPLAPPGAPAHEQRIAQALRRLRVRDMETLDTLGRTRSFARTAEAASITQPALSKWLRELEESLGLPLFERTSRRVAPTVYGDALLECIGRVLIDMRGVAPAFDALRTGTGRPVSIGLLPNMAPQLIPGVLAWLREAGRPVQLNVREDTLDRMLAQAQHRELDLLVCRLDASALSAGLDVAPLYRDDMIVVCGPRHPLLRRARIGWRDAAAFPWIAPPLGAPARTAMDAEFAKAGLSPPSVLMESVSWQTNRAVAEQSPCLFVQSARAFELAVRAGERVGRLPLKLSTMPETVGALYAAPASVSVTAAIDALKAVTRTDPGAND from the coding sequence GTGACCCACGACCCACGCGGCCCGGCCGGCCGCACGCGGCCGGAGCCGCTCGCGCCGCCCGGCGCGCCGGCCCACGAGCAGCGCATCGCGCAGGCGCTGCGCCGGCTGCGCGTGCGCGACATGGAAACGCTCGACACGCTCGGGCGCACGCGCAGCTTCGCGCGCACGGCCGAGGCTGCGTCGATCACGCAGCCCGCGCTGTCGAAATGGTTGCGCGAGCTCGAGGAGTCGCTCGGCCTGCCGCTGTTCGAACGCACGTCGCGGCGCGTCGCGCCGACCGTCTACGGCGATGCGCTGCTCGAATGCATCGGCCGCGTGCTGATCGACATGCGCGGCGTCGCGCCCGCGTTCGACGCATTGCGTACCGGTACCGGCCGCCCGGTGTCGATCGGCCTGCTGCCGAACATGGCGCCGCAACTGATTCCGGGCGTGCTGGCGTGGCTGCGGGAAGCCGGCCGTCCCGTACAGCTCAACGTGCGCGAGGACACGCTCGACCGGATGCTCGCGCAGGCGCAGCACCGCGAGCTCGACCTGCTCGTGTGCCGGCTCGATGCATCGGCACTGAGCGCGGGGCTCGACGTCGCGCCGCTGTACCGCGACGACATGATCGTCGTGTGCGGGCCGCGCCATCCGCTGCTCAGGCGCGCGCGGATCGGCTGGCGCGACGCGGCCGCGTTCCCGTGGATCGCGCCGCCGCTGGGGGCGCCCGCCCGCACGGCGATGGACGCCGAGTTCGCGAAGGCGGGCCTGTCGCCGCCGTCGGTGCTGATGGAATCGGTGTCATGGCAGACCAACCGCGCGGTGGCCGAGCAGTCGCCTTGCCTGTTCGTGCAGTCGGCCCGCGCGTTCGAGCTGGCCGTGCGCGCAGGGGAGCGCGTCGGCCGGTTGCCGCTGAAGCTGTCGACGATGCCTGAAACGGTCGGCGCGTTATATGCGGCGCCCGCGAGCGTGTCGGTGACGGCCGCGATCGATGCGCTGAAGGCCGTGACGCGCACGGACCCCGGCGCGAACGACTGA
- a CDS encoding IclR family transcriptional regulator, translating into MRETAPAPPDGAPADDARVLRALAVLEALASAGQPVTLSQLAARLHIPKATLLRLIESLETRGYVIHMPDSRGHDRGIALGPRAAQFALAALSNNTFTRGCRSVLRALVDVLGETCNLTALDGDTVLYVERVETTEPLRLEMRPGMRVPLHCTASGKLFLSQMNALERNVMLARLTLKKMTYRTLTDAQLLAAELDRLAARGVGIDNEEFVRGMVAVAVPVKDAASGRVLAALAVHAPTARATLNDLLENVPKMREAATRLAPLLHAADGVTPG; encoded by the coding sequence ATGCGCGAAACCGCCCCCGCGCCGCCCGATGGCGCGCCCGCCGACGACGCGCGCGTCCTGCGCGCCCTCGCGGTGCTCGAAGCGCTCGCGTCGGCCGGCCAGCCGGTCACGCTGTCGCAGCTCGCCGCGCGGCTGCATATCCCGAAAGCGACGCTGCTGCGGCTGATCGAATCGCTCGAAACGCGCGGCTACGTGATCCACATGCCCGACTCGCGCGGCCACGACCGCGGCATCGCGCTCGGCCCGCGCGCCGCGCAGTTCGCGCTCGCGGCCCTGTCGAACAACACGTTCACGCGCGGCTGCCGGTCGGTGCTGCGTGCGCTCGTCGACGTGCTCGGCGAAACCTGCAACCTCACCGCGCTCGACGGCGACACGGTGCTGTACGTCGAACGCGTCGAGACGACCGAGCCGCTGCGGCTCGAAATGCGGCCCGGCATGCGCGTGCCGCTGCATTGCACGGCAAGCGGCAAGCTGTTCCTGTCGCAGATGAATGCGCTGGAGCGCAACGTGATGCTCGCGCGGCTCACGCTGAAGAAGATGACCTACCGGACGCTGACCGATGCGCAGTTGCTCGCGGCCGAGCTCGACCGGCTCGCCGCGCGCGGCGTCGGGATCGACAACGAGGAATTCGTGCGCGGGATGGTGGCGGTTGCCGTGCCGGTGAAGGATGCCGCAAGCGGCCGCGTGCTCGCGGCGCTCGCCGTGCACGCGCCGACCGCGCGCGCGACGCTCAACGACTTGCTGGAGAACGTGCCGAAGATGCGGGAAGCGGCGACGCGGTTGGCGCCGCTGCTGCATGCGGCAGATGGCGTGACGCCGGGTTGA
- a CDS encoding DUF979 domain-containing protein, which yields MIGLESLYTLAGLMFAAFAFFNLTDRTNPRRIVNFAFWAIYAVTFLLGGLLPHFVTGCLAIALAVIAGSGKLGRGKSDEAGEAAAVRRETLAQRFGNKLFLPALLIPVVTLIGTFALKLVPFVDQKSVTLISLVLGTLVAFAVALAMLRDSPVHAVKEARHTMDAVGWAAILPQMLAALGALFAVAGVGSVVSGLVKEWVPIDSAFAVVAAYTVGMALFTMIMGNGFAAFPVMTAGIGLPLIVHQFHGNPAIMGAIGMLSGFCGTLMTPMAANFNIVPAALLELKDKNGVIKAQWPTAVLLLAVNTLLMYVFVFRF from the coding sequence ATGATCGGCCTCGAATCGCTGTACACGCTCGCGGGGCTGATGTTCGCCGCATTCGCGTTCTTCAACCTGACCGACCGCACGAACCCGCGCCGCATCGTCAATTTCGCGTTCTGGGCGATCTACGCGGTCACGTTCCTGCTCGGCGGGTTGCTGCCGCATTTCGTGACGGGCTGCCTCGCGATCGCGCTCGCGGTGATCGCCGGCTCGGGCAAGCTCGGGCGCGGCAAGTCCGACGAAGCCGGGGAAGCCGCGGCCGTGCGGCGCGAGACGCTCGCGCAGCGCTTCGGCAACAAGCTGTTCCTGCCCGCGCTGCTGATTCCGGTCGTCACGCTGATCGGTACCTTCGCGTTGAAGCTGGTGCCGTTCGTCGACCAGAAGAGCGTGACGCTGATCTCGCTCGTGCTCGGCACGCTCGTCGCGTTCGCCGTCGCGCTCGCGATGCTGCGCGATTCGCCCGTGCATGCGGTGAAGGAGGCACGCCACACGATGGACGCGGTCGGCTGGGCCGCGATCCTGCCGCAGATGCTCGCGGCGCTCGGCGCGCTGTTCGCGGTCGCGGGCGTCGGCAGCGTGGTGTCGGGGCTCGTGAAGGAGTGGGTGCCGATCGATTCGGCGTTCGCGGTGGTCGCGGCCTATACGGTCGGCATGGCGCTGTTCACGATGATCATGGGAAACGGCTTCGCCGCGTTCCCCGTGATGACGGCCGGCATCGGCCTGCCGCTGATCGTCCACCAGTTCCACGGCAACCCGGCGATCATGGGCGCGATCGGGATGCTGAGCGGCTTCTGCGGTACGCTGATGACGCCGATGGCCGCGAACTTCAACATCGTGCCCGCGGCGCTGCTCGAATTGAAGGACAAGAATGGCGTGATCAAGGCGCAGTGGCCGACAGCCGTGCTGCTGCTCGCCGTGAACACGCTGCTGATGTATGTGTTCGTATTCCGCTTCTGA
- a CDS encoding ArsR/SmtB family transcription factor produces the protein MSLSMNPNDRSPDRLDAIFSALADPTRRSILGRLRDGSLTVGELAAPYDVSLNAISKHVKTLEKAGLIRREIRGREHTCQLDAANLEEVQRWLDHYTAFWSERLDALDRHLAARRKQKPPRS, from the coding sequence ATGAGTCTCTCCATGAATCCAAACGATCGTTCGCCCGACAGGCTGGACGCCATCTTCAGCGCGCTTGCCGATCCGACCCGGCGGTCGATACTCGGACGGCTGCGCGACGGCAGCCTGACCGTGGGCGAGCTGGCGGCGCCCTACGACGTGAGCCTCAATGCGATCTCCAAGCACGTCAAGACGCTCGAGAAAGCGGGGCTGATCCGCCGCGAAATCCGGGGGCGCGAGCACACGTGCCAGCTCGACGCAGCGAATCTCGAGGAAGTACAGCGCTGGCTCGACCATTACACGGCGTTCTGGAGCGAGCGGCTTGACGCGCTCGACCGGCATCTCGCGGCCAGGCGCAAACAGAAGCCGCCCCGGTCATGA
- a CDS encoding FMN-dependent NADH-azoreductase produces MFKLLQIDSSPMGDASISRRLTQEYARNWLRAHPDGRVVERDLCRIAMPPIDAAWIAANFTPPDRRTAQQNEMLALSTTFTTELRDADEYVIGVPMHNWGPSAHFKLWLDHIVRQGETVETTPSGPRGLLGGRRATFVIAAGWRYGPDAERAQRNFLEPWLRTLFGFLGVEDMRFVMADGAADVFTGKADSAVFLAPHVDAVRALFA; encoded by the coding sequence ATGTTCAAGTTATTGCAGATCGATTCGAGCCCGATGGGCGATGCGTCCATTTCGCGTCGACTGACGCAGGAGTATGCGCGCAACTGGCTGCGTGCGCATCCCGACGGGCGGGTCGTGGAGCGTGATCTGTGTCGCATTGCGATGCCGCCGATCGACGCGGCGTGGATCGCGGCGAACTTCACGCCGCCGGACAGGCGGACCGCGCAGCAGAACGAGATGCTGGCCTTGTCGACGACGTTCACGACCGAGTTGCGCGATGCCGACGAATACGTGATCGGCGTGCCGATGCACAACTGGGGGCCGTCCGCGCATTTCAAGCTCTGGCTGGACCATATCGTCAGGCAGGGGGAGACCGTTGAAACGACGCCGTCCGGGCCGCGCGGGTTGCTCGGCGGGCGACGCGCGACCTTCGTGATCGCGGCGGGATGGCGGTACGGGCCGGATGCGGAGCGGGCGCAACGCAATTTCCTCGAACCCTGGCTGCGGACGCTGTTCGGTTTTCTGGGCGTCGAGGACATGCGTTTCGTGATGGCGGACGGTGCCGCGGATGTGTTCACCGGCAAGGCCGATAGCGCGGTGTTTCTCGCGCCCCACGTCGACGCGGTGCGCGCGTTGTTCGCCTAG
- a CDS encoding DUF969 domain-containing protein — MLVLIGVPIVVIGFALRFNALLVVTIAGLATGLAGGLNLVDIISAFGKAFTENRYMGLIWLTLPVIALLERNGLKEQAKRMISRVQAATTGRVLMLYFVLRQATAALGLTSLGGHAQMVRPLIAPMAEAAAVNRHGELPESVRQQIRAHASGADNVAVFFGEDIFIAIQSILLIKGFLEQNGISIEPLHLSVWAIPTAIAALLIHCTRLALLDRRLARGFGLLPQEGAR; from the coding sequence ATGCTGGTGCTGATTGGGGTGCCGATCGTCGTGATCGGCTTTGCGCTGCGCTTCAATGCGCTGCTGGTGGTCACGATCGCGGGGCTCGCGACGGGGCTGGCGGGCGGGCTGAATCTCGTCGACATCATCAGCGCGTTCGGCAAGGCGTTCACCGAAAACCGCTACATGGGGCTCATCTGGCTGACGCTGCCGGTGATCGCGCTGCTTGAGCGCAACGGGCTCAAGGAGCAGGCGAAGCGGATGATCTCGCGCGTGCAGGCGGCCACCACGGGCCGCGTGCTGATGCTGTACTTCGTGCTGCGCCAGGCGACGGCCGCGCTCGGCCTCACGTCGCTCGGCGGCCATGCGCAGATGGTGCGGCCGCTGATCGCGCCGATGGCCGAGGCTGCTGCCGTCAACCGGCACGGCGAACTGCCCGAATCGGTGCGCCAGCAGATCCGCGCGCATGCATCGGGCGCCGACAACGTCGCCGTGTTCTTCGGCGAGGACATCTTCATCGCGATCCAGTCGATCCTGCTGATCAAGGGCTTTCTCGAGCAGAACGGGATCTCCATCGAGCCGCTGCACCTGTCGGTGTGGGCGATCCCGACCGCGATCGCCGCACTCCTGATCCACTGCACGCGTCTCGCGCTGCTCGACCGCCGGCTGGCGCGCGGCTTCGGCCTGCTGCCGCAAGAGGGCGCGCGATGA
- a CDS encoding putative bifunctional diguanylate cyclase/phosphodiesterase, with product MNTEPQSSRYSLGLAAEVLASEQSVLRLITRNTPLPELLVEVCRRAEALLGDGASCTILLLDTDGVHVHVGAAPSLPAQYSAAIEGASIGPVAGSCGTAMYLRRMVVVEDIETDPLWANYRAVALPLGLRACWSVPFLDDSGAVLGAFAVYYRTQRRPGDEETELLRDIGNSVGLAVHQDRIARQLARSEEHHRLVVNSLHEGILVVSRDGVVVASNPSANRMMRVKGDLVGRRLSTVILRKLHEDGTPIAPDEWPSRRALETATPLLDYTVGFGLADGDIIWVRGNAVPIVRPGEKLADSVIVSFNDIGPVREAQQQLRYLATRDALTGLYNRRWLGDRMRELFGGHDAAGGPARVAILFIDLVGFKKVNDTAGHDAGDALLRSVAARLAACGGGQYALTRVGGDEFVILVDDCDDPDRLAVLAREVIDAIAKPFAIANNEYWLGVSIGISVAPRDGDDAVTLMRNADSAMYDAKQRGRNHFTFFTAQLNLRLQRRFAIEQSLRRALSSDMLRLAYQPVVDARSGRTVGAEALLRWTSPELGPMSPAEFIPVAEDTGLIVAIGQWVLETACRQAAEWRRTIAPDLMLAVNLSPRQFHEGLVESVDRCLAQTQLDPSALELEITEGLLMNDTDTVLPMLEALTDMNVRISVDDFGTGYSSLAYLKRFPLHNLKVDRSFVSGVPDHHDSVAITQAVVAMAHSLGMKVTAEGVETQAQSWFLQQIGCDMQQGYLFSRPLDPNDYARRLGAM from the coding sequence TTGAATACCGAACCGCAAAGTTCTCGTTACAGTCTCGGGCTCGCGGCGGAAGTGCTCGCGTCCGAGCAAAGCGTGCTGAGACTGATCACGCGCAACACACCGCTGCCGGAGCTGTTGGTCGAAGTCTGCCGGCGTGCCGAGGCTTTGCTCGGCGACGGTGCGTCGTGCACGATCCTGCTGCTCGATACCGACGGCGTGCACGTGCACGTCGGCGCTGCGCCGTCGTTGCCCGCGCAGTACAGTGCGGCGATCGAAGGCGCGTCCATCGGGCCCGTGGCCGGCTCGTGCGGCACGGCGATGTACCTGCGCCGGATGGTCGTCGTCGAAGACATCGAAACCGATCCCCTGTGGGCCAACTACCGGGCCGTTGCATTGCCGCTGGGCTTGCGCGCGTGCTGGTCGGTGCCGTTCCTCGACGATAGCGGCGCCGTGCTCGGCGCGTTCGCCGTCTATTACCGCACGCAGCGCCGGCCGGGCGACGAGGAAACCGAACTGTTGCGCGACATCGGCAACAGCGTCGGCCTCGCGGTGCACCAGGACCGGATCGCGCGACAGCTCGCGCGCAGCGAGGAACATCACCGGCTCGTGGTCAACAGCCTGCACGAAGGGATCCTCGTCGTGTCGCGCGACGGCGTCGTGGTCGCGAGCAACCCGAGTGCGAACCGGATGATGCGCGTGAAGGGCGACCTCGTCGGCCGCCGGCTGTCGACGGTGATCCTGCGCAAGCTGCACGAGGACGGCACGCCGATCGCGCCCGACGAATGGCCGAGCCGGCGCGCGCTCGAGACGGCCACGCCGCTGCTCGACTACACGGTCGGCTTCGGCCTGGCGGACGGCGACATCATCTGGGTGCGCGGCAACGCGGTGCCGATCGTGAGGCCGGGCGAGAAGCTGGCCGACTCGGTGATCGTGTCGTTCAACGACATCGGCCCCGTGCGTGAAGCGCAGCAGCAGCTGCGCTACCTGGCGACGCGCGATGCGCTGACCGGCCTCTACAACCGCCGCTGGCTCGGCGACCGCATGCGCGAGCTGTTCGGCGGGCACGACGCGGCCGGCGGGCCCGCGCGCGTCGCGATCCTGTTCATCGATCTCGTCGGCTTCAAGAAGGTCAACGACACGGCCGGCCACGACGCGGGCGATGCGCTGCTGCGCAGCGTCGCCGCGCGGCTCGCGGCCTGCGGGGGCGGCCAGTACGCACTGACGCGCGTCGGCGGCGACGAGTTCGTGATCCTCGTCGACGATTGCGACGATCCCGACCGGCTCGCGGTGCTCGCACGCGAGGTGATCGACGCGATCGCGAAGCCGTTTGCGATCGCGAACAACGAATACTGGCTCGGCGTGTCGATCGGGATCAGCGTCGCGCCGCGCGACGGCGACGATGCCGTCACGCTGATGCGCAACGCCGATTCGGCGATGTATGACGCGAAGCAGCGCGGCCGCAACCACTTCACGTTCTTCACCGCGCAGCTCAACCTGCGGCTGCAGCGCCGCTTCGCGATCGAGCAGTCGCTGCGGCGCGCGCTGTCGTCGGACATGCTGCGGCTCGCATATCAGCCCGTCGTCGACGCGCGCAGCGGCCGCACGGTCGGCGCCGAGGCGTTGCTGCGCTGGACGAGCCCGGAGCTCGGGCCGATGTCGCCGGCGGAGTTCATTCCGGTCGCGGAAGATACGGGGCTGATCGTCGCGATCGGCCAGTGGGTGCTCGAAACCGCGTGCCGGCAGGCGGCCGAATGGCGCCGCACGATCGCGCCCGACCTGATGCTGGCCGTCAACCTGTCGCCGCGGCAGTTCCACGAAGGGCTCGTCGAGTCGGTCGATCGCTGCCTCGCGCAGACGCAGCTCGATCCGTCCGCGCTCGAACTCGAGATTACCGAAGGACTGCTGATGAACGACACGGACACCGTGCTGCCGATGCTCGAGGCGCTCACGGACATGAACGTGCGGATCTCGGTCGACGATTTCGGCACCGGCTATTCGTCGCTCGCGTACCTGAAGCGCTTTCCGTTGCACAACCTGAAGGTCGACCGCTCGTTCGTGTCGGGCGTGCCCGATCATCACGATTCGGTGGCGATCACGCAGGCCGTGGTCGCGATGGCACATTCGCTGGGGATGAAGGTCACGGCCGAAGGCGTCGAGACGCAGGCGCAGTCGTGGTTTTTGCAGCAGATCGGCTGCGACATGCAGCAGGGCTATCTGTTCAGCCGTCCGCTGGACCCGAACGACTACGCGCGCCGGCTCGGCGCCATGTGA
- a CDS encoding DUF2891 domain-containing protein — MTDRLTPELASKFASLALAHLTREYPNKLTHSLEGPHDVQGPRALHPIFYGSYDWHSCVHGYWLVLRVLERYPALPEAERIVAIVDAHFTEANVAGERAYLALPHNAGFERPYGWAWLLALSAQLERLALKGAMPQAARWAKTMAPLTDLFVSRFETFLPKATYPLRVGTHFNTAFALALTLDFARDTQRDGLAALIVDTAKRWHLNDVACQAWEPSGDEFLSPALMEAELMRRVLPAAEFDGWFARFLPDLARGEPATLFEPATVSDRSDGKIAHLDGLNLSRAWCQRALAGALPEDDARRAKLLEAADRHLASALAHVAGDYMGEHWLATFALLALEA; from the coding sequence ATGACCGACCGACTCACGCCCGAACTCGCCTCGAAATTCGCGTCGCTCGCGCTCGCGCACCTGACCCGCGAATATCCGAACAAGCTCACGCATTCGCTCGAAGGTCCGCACGACGTGCAGGGGCCGCGCGCACTTCACCCGATCTTCTACGGCAGCTACGACTGGCACTCGTGCGTGCACGGCTACTGGCTCGTGCTGCGCGTGCTCGAACGCTACCCGGCATTGCCGGAGGCCGAACGCATCGTCGCGATCGTCGATGCGCACTTCACCGAGGCGAATGTCGCCGGCGAGCGTGCGTATCTCGCGCTGCCGCACAACGCAGGCTTCGAGCGTCCGTACGGCTGGGCGTGGCTGCTCGCGCTGTCGGCGCAACTGGAGCGGCTCGCGCTGAAGGGGGCGATGCCGCAGGCCGCGCGCTGGGCGAAGACGATGGCGCCGCTGACCGACCTGTTCGTGTCGCGCTTCGAGACCTTCCTGCCGAAAGCGACCTATCCGCTGCGGGTCGGCACGCACTTCAACACCGCGTTCGCGCTTGCGCTCACGCTCGATTTCGCACGCGATACGCAGCGCGACGGGCTCGCGGCGCTGATCGTCGATACCGCGAAGCGCTGGCACCTGAACGATGTCGCGTGCCAGGCGTGGGAGCCGTCGGGCGACGAATTCCTGTCGCCCGCGCTGATGGAGGCGGAGCTGATGCGGCGCGTGCTGCCGGCCGCCGAATTCGACGGCTGGTTCGCACGCTTCCTGCCCGATCTCGCGCGCGGCGAGCCGGCGACGCTGTTCGAGCCGGCGACGGTCAGCGATCGCAGCGACGGCAAGATCGCGCACCTCGACGGGTTGAACCTGAGCCGTGCGTGGTGCCAGCGCGCGCTTGCCGGCGCACTGCCGGAAGACGATGCGCGCCGCGCGAAGCTGCTCGAGGCGGCCGACCGGCATCTTGCGAGCGCACTCGCGCACGTGGCCGGCGATTACATGGGCGAGCACTGGCTCGCGACGTTCGCGTTGCTGGCGCTGGAGGCGTAG
- a CDS encoding response regulator: MTLDLTRPPGGPYTPPADVPAMVLLVDDQTIVAEAVRRALVDEEGIDFHYCPRSDDAMATAIETRPTVILQDLVMPGTDGLSLVKAYRTNPATRDVPIIVLSTQEEPVIKSAAFAAGANDYLVKLPDRIELVARVRYHSRSYMNLLQRDEAYRALRQSQQQLLEANLELRRLTHSDGLTGLSNRRYLDEYLAAEWRRGTRERSELSLLMIDVDNFKLYNDTYGHVSGDSVLKQIAATIERCLGQSGDLAARFGGEEFAVVMPATSPGAARLLGEKIRLAVEALRLRHAHSSTGNTVTISIGGASIVPIPGLPTTVLIEAADRALYRAKHEGKNRVEIDATPTTPLPGGFGGPRVD; encoded by the coding sequence ATGACCCTTGACCTGACTCGCCCGCCAGGCGGCCCCTACACGCCGCCCGCCGACGTGCCGGCGATGGTGCTGCTGGTCGATGACCAGACGATCGTCGCGGAAGCCGTGCGGCGCGCGCTCGTCGACGAGGAAGGTATCGATTTCCACTACTGCCCGCGTTCGGACGACGCGATGGCCACCGCGATCGAGACGCGGCCGACCGTGATCCTGCAGGACCTCGTGATGCCCGGCACCGACGGGCTGAGCCTCGTGAAAGCGTACCGGACGAATCCGGCGACGCGCGACGTGCCGATCATCGTGCTGTCGACGCAGGAAGAGCCGGTGATCAAGAGCGCCGCGTTCGCAGCCGGCGCGAACGATTACCTCGTGAAGCTGCCCGACCGCATCGAGCTCGTCGCGCGGGTGCGCTACCACTCGCGCTCGTACATGAACCTGCTGCAGCGCGACGAGGCCTATCGCGCGCTGCGGCAATCGCAGCAGCAGTTGCTCGAAGCCAATCTCGAGCTGCGGCGCCTCACGCATTCCGACGGCCTGACCGGGCTGTCGAACCGGCGCTATCTCGACGAATACCTCGCCGCCGAATGGCGGCGCGGCACGCGCGAGCGCAGCGAGCTGTCGCTGCTGATGATCGATGTCGACAACTTCAAGCTGTACAACGACACGTACGGCCACGTGTCGGGCGACAGCGTGCTCAAGCAGATCGCGGCGACCATCGAGCGCTGTCTCGGCCAGTCGGGCGATCTTGCCGCGCGTTTCGGCGGCGAGGAATTCGCGGTGGTGATGCCGGCCACGTCGCCGGGCGCCGCGCGGCTGCTCGGCGAGAAGATCCGCCTCGCGGTCGAGGCACTGCGGCTGCGGCACGCGCATTCGTCGACGGGCAACACCGTGACGATCAGCATCGGCGGCGCGAGCATCGTGCCGATACCCGGCCTGCCGACGACCGTGCTGATCGAGGCCGCCGACCGCGCGCTCTATCGCGCGAAGCACGAAGGCAAGAACCGCGTCGAGATCGATGCGACGCCGACCACGCCGCTCCCCGGCGGTTTTGGCGGGCCGCGCGTCGACTGA
- a CDS encoding SRPBCC family protein, which translates to MSSHAITVRKLLHASRDEVFDAWLDAEGLCAWMLPGTMKHCDAMLEPRVGGRFHIFMRSSRIEYAHSGEYRVLDRPSKLVFTWQSSYMNQQETLVTVDLFDRDGLCELVLTHERVPSELAPKGVSIGWRQMLDKLDASLQAPGANAIVQPRA; encoded by the coding sequence ATGAGCAGTCATGCGATCACGGTCCGCAAGCTGCTCCATGCGTCGCGCGACGAGGTATTCGACGCGTGGCTCGACGCGGAGGGCCTGTGCGCGTGGATGCTGCCGGGCACGATGAAGCATTGCGACGCGATGCTGGAACCGCGCGTCGGCGGACGCTTTCACATCTTCATGCGCTCGTCGCGCATCGAATACGCGCACTCCGGCGAATACCGGGTGCTGGACCGCCCGTCGAAGCTGGTATTCACGTGGCAGTCGTCGTACATGAACCAGCAGGAAACGCTCGTCACGGTCGATCTGTTCGACCGCGACGGCCTGTGCGAGCTCGTGCTGACGCACGAGCGCGTGCCGTCCGAACTCGCGCCGAAGGGCGTATCGATCGGCTGGCGGCAGATGCTGGACAAGCTTGACGCGTCGCTGCAGGCCCCGGGCGCCAACGCGATCGTGCAGCCCAGGGCCTGA